CTTCTTGAAATGTCGTACTACTTTACTTTAATTAAACTTTAGGGTAAGACTATATTTGTCAATGACGCTATGTCTACATTAAGCAGAACTTGTTTAAATGATCCAATAGATTTTGTGCTGTCGTAATCACCACATGTATATGAACGCCATATGAATACGCCTGATCCTATTAAAAATTTGGGAATTTTGGTTATGTTTTTGAAAGCTCAAAGCAAGGCTGGGGgatgttttaaatatatcagtaaaCTATTTACGAAATTatgcacagaaaaaattaaagctagTATTTTTGTCGATCCTCAAATCAAGGAACTAATAAAGGACCAACATTTTACTGATTGCATAACAGTTAAGAAGAAATATGTatggattgaatttatttgggctgtgcaaaatttttaggaaataaaaAGTCTTCAGACTACATTCAACGCATTGAGCAGCTCATGTTGCACTTCCAGAGACTAGGGTATAACATGAGCATCAAGATGCACTTCATCTTCAACTATTTAAGCCGCTTCCCAGAAAATTTAGGCGACTTAAGCAAAGAACTAGGAGAACGCTTTTATCAAGATATTCGCACTATATAAAAGCGATACCAGGGTCGTTGGgatgcaaatataatatgatgGCAGATTACTGCTGGAGAATTCAAAACAATACTGATATTTCTACTCATGTAAGAAAAgcacataaaagaaaaattatttaacattcAGTTTTCTGCTAACGGTAAGTGCTTTCGGTAAACGGAAACTGTAAAATAAATTAGCATCCGCACGGAAGTTCCGCAACAGCTTAAAATTGCTGCTTAAATTTGCAAAGAACGAGTTCATACTTTTACTAGTTGCTCAGTATTAGTTCGGAAGTTGGTGCGTGCGGTTGTCAAATAAGTGTAAAGTCGTGTAGTGTTGGTGAAATAACAGAAAGGAAGtattaaaagtgaaataaaaaacagttaaaAGACATAATTTGCTGTGCGTATATATCAGCTGCAAATTAAAAGTGTTCAATTGTTTTTAGGtaagtgtatatgtaaattaaatagtttttcttaTTCAATAAGTGTCCGAACAAAATTACCGCTAACTAGTTCGAAGATCTTCCACTGGAATTACTAGAAGGAATATGGAGAGAAGAGAAGAAAGTGCTGACTAGTTATACGCGCGTTGCTCATTTCTCTTTGTTTGTACACGCAGGATAAAAGCTTTGCCTTAATTATTTGGTTAGTGGTTCTTGCCATGGCTGTTTGATTGCTTTCTTAGACATGCCACAGTGATTTGCAAACTGTTCACCACACTTCtctaaaaattgtattcatCAGTGTATTTGATTAATCGTACAAaatgttatttactttttaatattgtagACTTAACTTATTCATTCACAACatcttttaaaatacttttatgaaaattaaaatgtatataaatatggcaACAATAAACAATACTAATTTACAAAATAAGTTCAACCTATTCTTGAATACGTCTTGTTATTTTGAGAGCtaagttataaaaatatgagGTGTTGTGTGCGATTctcaataaagtaaaaaaacacGTGTGGTGGTTTTCTCTACATATTCTGTACGTAAACCTTTTTGAACTAGGTAGTTTTTCTAGAGAGGAAAATTGGTCTAAGCTCCAAAACAGTTAATATGTGACTAATAAAGGAAAAAAGTTACATGGAAAAACGCGCATGGTGCTGAGTGGATAGGCACTGCAATGTACAGAAGCATAATTTGAActtagaatatattttattagcatTTACTATTACCAAAATTGCtgtaaacaataaaatcttTCTGTTCTAGCGGAAACGCTAAAATTCTATTAACATCTGTCCGGAATTAGCTCACACGCTTATTATTACATACTCGCTGGTTCAAATTATACTAGTTGCTCAGTACAAACTCCAGAGTTCGTGCGTGCGATTGTCAAGTGAGTATAATTTCCTGTTGGGCTTGGTAAAATTAGCGATCGGCtattagtttcaaaatttaagtGTTTAGTTGAGTGTAAGtgcatacttaaaaaaaaataatattccttCGCTTAAGGCCGAAATCAAAATGGTCGCACTATTAGTTCGTGATTTCACTAGAAAGatgtcatatacatacatacatacatgtaaaatGAAGAGATAGTTTTGTTTAGTTGTGCGCGCGTTGCTCGTTTCTCTTTGTAAAAGCTCAAATCCTTTTAATGAGTTATTATAGAGAGTACAAAATGTTGAAAGCTTAAAATGCTTTGGTGCGAAGTTTATGAGTAGAAGTCAAATGAACGAGAAACgtgttattatatgtattttattagattttcaataaaaaacctGAAGAGataagaaacaaaattattacatacaaaattatgtattttattatatttcatatataagtttgtgattttcttttattttattctaatagACACGTGAGGGGTATTTACAAGTGAAAGCAAAACGAGAACTAAGCACTTATTTTCTTATGTTAGGATAATTTTGTAACCGGATCTTAAGAAGAGAATAAACACCGCCATTCATACAAcggaaacatatttttttgtagagctCAGGTGACTGTTTTGTGAACTGTACATGGAGATCATTTTCGTAAATCTTAGTTattcatgaaaaaataatttatattaagatgtatatacataattatatgaAGCTTGGTAAAATTTTCTCTACGGACCTACACAGatggatataaaatatattagcgCAATTATATTCATGTAGATATTGGTGTATATTAACATTTCTTTAATCAACCTTTGGCAGGAACAGTTTTAGGTGCTAAAGGCATTTGATGATATTTATAAAAGACTACTAGTTccactttttcacttttctacaTTTAGTTTGCTTGTCAAGCTTTTGGTCTTGTAGTAAATAAAGCTTTACCCACTTTGTCCAAAATACCCTTTTTAtgcttttctaatatttttataccctgaacagggtatattaagtttgccacgaagtttgtaacacccagaaggaaacgtcggagaccctataaaatatatatataaatgatcagcatgatgagctgagtcgatttagccatgtccgcctgtctgtctgtccgtctgtccgtctgtctgtatatatacaaactagtccctcagtttttaagctatcgatctgaaattttgcaccttcccttttctcacaaagaagctgctttgtcggaacgaccgatatcggaccactatagcatatagctgccatacaaactgaacaatcggaagctagtgcttgtatgggaaactctttcatttgacgaggtatcttcacgaaattagacacgagttcttgcttaaggcaacaaattattctccgcagaaattggtcagatcagatcactatatcatatagctgccatacaaattgaacgttcggaatcaagttcttgtaaggggccttttttatttgtgaagggtattatagcttcggtgcaaccgaagttaacgttttttcttgttttattttattaaaaaacaattttaatagttaaaataatttaaattgcatTATATTTCGCAAAATAAAGTGAAACATTACACTCAagcattatattttgttttattttattttattttgttttatgttattttatattattttattttattttatctccaTTAATTGATTTGGTGTTAATAACAAAGAATATtagcaaattaaaaattccttCCCTGAGAAAACTGTAAAGAATAACCTCAGTAGCCtaacaagaacaaaaagaaactgATTTAAATCAGTATTAACTCCGTATTTGGTGCTTTAATTCTGTATTTGTTGCGTGCGGTTGTAATAAAATCGTGTTGTGTTCGGTAAGAAAAggaaaataagtatttaaagTGAAATTGCTTGCAATTAAAATATGATCATGGCTTCGaaagtgttttaattttaaaataaagtgttaaattttgtgtaagtgaatatttaaatagtttttatttgcttattgcTCAAATCAAAGATACCGCAATGTAAATTGTTGTTTGCATTGAAATAGCAGTAGATATGTAAAGCAAATGTTTGTTATTGCGCGGGTCAATCGTTTCTCTTGAGTCTTTTCTGGTGAGAGAAAAGTTGTTCAAAGCTCAATATGTTTTGCTCCTTAATAAGGAGTCCTTATTTAAGGATTAGAATTTGTTTGAGCAGAGATGATGtgtgattattttattatgtccttaacttttttttactgtatgcatacatatgttatatgtatgggttatgtgtatgtatatatgtatattgtattatttttctaataaaacattgttattatgtttttttttgattttatttcattttattttaaaaatttctataaataatttctgttttcaaattttatttcagtgcAAAATTGGATATTCGTGCGTGAAGAGTAAATTTGTGTGAAAATtacgaaaattaaatatttagtttgcctAGTTTCAATGTAAAGTAATGttatattgtaaaattagtGTTATAGAGTAAAAAGCttaaagcaatattttattgaaagtttaaaaaagatGTGAAAGTGTGTAAATgtgtttcaaaataaaaagtgtGCTAAAAGTGTATTTCAGAAAAagtgtttgaaaataatttaggtTCTTTGTAGCAAGGTTTGGCTAATGGAAGAAAAAAGTGTGTGCAGGTTTTTCATCTATAGTGATAAAAGTTTGTGGAAATAGCTTAAAAAGCTCTAAAGAATGGAATGTGCACCATATATCTTAAGCGGTggatcatatattttttgttgatttttaaaGTTGAGTGTCTCAagatacaaatattaataaatttattttttccataaatatttttagttcttCGTGGTAgagtaatattaaaatatattgcaattacataatttaaacaaaatacaatacatttattgataaatatcacttttgaaaaaatcttAATTCCTACCGACCATGCCGCTTATAATGGAAGTTTTTGTACATAatttaatgtatatttgtatgaaaaaattaaaaccagttagattttttaaacattaaaagagtacctagttttgaaaaatttgggcaaatcgtaaaaaaatataaatcttcAGCTCTTATATAGAACACATACATTATGTTATGGGGCATTTTAAGACACAAAGTTTCTAACACCCATAAGAAAGCGTCGAAGGcccaataaagtatatataggtatacaaaagatCAGCGAGaagagctgagtcaatttagccatgtttgtctctctgtctgtctgtatatacgccaactagttcctcaatttttgatatatcgatttGAAACTCTGCACATATCCTCCCAAGATACTGTTCACATGTCAGCACGGCCGATATCCAaacagtatagcatatagctgccatacaaactgaccgatcaaaatcaagttttagtataaaaaacttttttaaagagcAAGCTAACTTCCTCGAATTTCGACATAGAATATGGTACTAGGTAACACTAGAAtctccgatcaaaatcaagttaaaggTCTTTAGGGTACACCTTTTAATCTGTAATAAATgtaactgtgaagggtattataacttcagtgcagccgaagttaacgttttttcttgtttttattaattattattattatttttaaaatatatataagcggagaaacgaaaatcatttacatatatggaaacggaaaaatattaacatatccttttgtttcaatatttcttatatattcaCCATTGTGTATGACGTAAGGCAAATTGTCGTTCCTATGAATTATTTTACTCTGTATATTAATACCAGTGAAAGATATAGACCGATCTCACTGATCTTAGGAGGTAAGTTGTTAAATGACAGTGAAATTATGTGTCCAAAACTTTGTTGATgatgacatatatatatatatactttaatgtCAAAATAATAAGAGGTGAAAATATGAGAATGTTTCATGAGCATTGAGCTTGTCGGGAGGAATTTGAGTGTAATTTTtagtcaaatatattttatagccaaataccatatatgtatggtatgtgttttatatcaataattttttggaattttacgTTTCTATAAAGACAGAAGTAATTTATATAAGATGGACATGGCTATTGGCACCTTGCCTTATTTATTGTGGTATTTTGaactaataaaattgaaaattcctATTGATTTTGGTTGCATTTTTTGTTGATGGTCATAAACGTGGTCCTCCAAATtcttaaaagtatttcaaaagTTGACAGATTTGTTTGCCATGCttcttatttaaataatgcACTATTTTATCATCATCATCTGATAAAGATTGGAAAAGTACTTTGTTTATAAAACTTTCATATAaacttttgaaaagtttttgaaatcactcaatattgaaaaaaagtGTTTTCATATTATCgcttaaaaaatagtaatattttcaCACATCGTTattaattgaaaagaaaatgaGATTTACGGAGAGACTTTCTGCAGTATTGACGCCAGAATGGCGCAGTCAATACATTAACTATGAGGTTAGTAAGAGTCGAATAAAATAAGCCATCCCATCATGCCGAAATAACCTCAATTATAGCAATTAAAAGATATGCTCTTATTAGCTGTTGACAATGCGCCCACCGATCAGTCAGAATTACGTGCAATCCAGTCATATCAAGCCGTTTTCGATGATAAATTCTTCGATCGCTGCGACATGGAACTACAAAAGGTCAATACATTCTTTGCCGAAAAGTTAGCTGAAGCTAAACGCAAACACGTCGCCTTAATAAGTGAAGTGAAGAGATCGCTAAGTGAAGCTGAACAACGTGGCCGAGTCTCATTACCAGATCTTTTAACAGTGCTatcaaagaagaagaaaagagaCTATCGTTTCGCGTTTAGTGAGTTATATCTCAGCCTAGTGCTACTGCAGAACTATCAATCGTTGAATCATACTGGATTTAGAAAGATCTTAAAGAAGCACGATAAGGTGTGTACGAGTTTGTAGATCATATATATCGAACTCTTATTAACTCGCTCCATGCCCATTTTCAGTTATTGCGCAATACCAAAGGCAAAGAGTGGTTTCATTCAAATGTTGATACCGCATTCTTCTTCACCAATCGTGAGATAATGAATTTAATACACGACACCGAGGATATTGTAACCAACTATTTGGAGAGTGGTGATCGACAGCGCGCCATGAAGCGTCTACGTGTACCACCGCTCGAGGATGTACACCATCCTTGGACATCTTTCCGTGTTGGGCTTTATTTGGGCGCCCTAGTGGTATTATTCTCAGCGCTTTGTATTTCACGTGAGTGCGTTGTGTATCCATGGTAGTGAGCTACTCACCAGCAAATGCCTCTTAGTTTATATGACGGATTTGGATGCGACAAATTTGGAAGCCTGTATACGTCTATTTCGCGCACCGTACTCCATCGCTATTTACTTGGCTTTAATTAGCATTAATATATATGGTTGGCGCAAAGTTGGTGTTAATCACGTGCTCATTTTCGAATTGGATCCACGTCAATATTTGACCGCAGCGCATATCATGGAGATGGCTGTCGCCTTAGCGGTAATCATTACGATTGCCATGATTGCATTCATACACTCGGCCTATTTACATACGCCACGCTTTGTCTTCCCTTTAATGCTGTTTATCATAATGGTTGCACTTCTAGTAAATCCTTTACCGATTTTGAATTATTCGGCACGAAAATGGTTCCTTAAAGTCATGGTACACCTTGAATTTAGTATTAATCACATCTTTCGCATATCTTAATACATTTTTCCGCCACTAGGGTCGCGTTATATGTGCGCCATTTTTTCACGTGGGTTTCGCCGAGTTCTGGTTGGGCGATCAGCTGAACTCTCTCGCTTATTGTCTGGTCGATTATGCGTACACGGTCTGTTTTTATTGCACCAATTTTGATTTGAACAATGCTTCTGACCCGCCTGCATGTTTGGCGCGGAATCAGCTACTTTTCCCCATAGTATTGGTGCTTCCCGCTTGGTTTCGTTTTGCTCAATGTTTACGGCGCTACCATGACACTCGCAAAGTTTTCCCGTTCATTGTGAATGCGGGCAAGTATTCGATGTCATTTCCTGTGGCATTATTCGGTTATCTTATGT
The sequence above is drawn from the Bactrocera oleae isolate idBacOlea1 chromosome 5, idBacOlea1, whole genome shotgun sequence genome and encodes:
- the LOC106615662 gene encoding solute carrier family 53 member 1; the encoded protein is MRFTERLSAVLTPEWRSQYINYEQLKDMLLLAVDNAPTDQSELRAIQSYQAVFDDKFFDRCDMELQKVNTFFAEKLAEAKRKHVALISEVKRSLSEAEQRGRVSLPDLLTVLSKKKKRDYRFAFSELYLSLVLLQNYQSLNHTGFRKILKKHDKLLRNTKGKEWFHSNVDTAFFFTNREIMNLIHDTEDIVTNYLESGDRQRAMKRLRVPPLEDVHHPWTSFRVGLYLGALVVLFSALCISLYMTDLDATNLEACIRLFRAPYSIAIYLALISINIYGWRKVGVNHVLIFELDPRQYLTAAHIMEMAVALAVIITIAMIAFIHSAYLHTPRFVFPLMLFIIMVALLVNPLPILNYSARKWFLKVMGRVICAPFFHVGFAEFWLGDQLNSLAYCLVDYAYTVCFYCTNFDLNNASDPPACLARNQLLFPIVLVLPAWFRFAQCLRRYHDTRKVFPFIVNAGKYSMSFPVALFGYLMCGTRHSYEYFFDNPFVWFFIISNVVQTVYTLVWDMIMDFGVFKKFSGENIFLRDQILYPAGFYYFAIIENCFCRIFWALKLYIYQQGYMNVFHSNSLASGLEMLRRYVWNYFRLENEHLFNAGKFRAVRDIFVTPIDPDDEIQLQRMMDELDGTTNRSSPENGNAIDIKED